One Stratiformator vulcanicus genomic window, AGGCTGTCGCAAGACGAGCCGGGCTGCGTGATCCCGTTCGGCCAATGGGAGACGAACGCCGACTTCATTCCGCTGTCATGCACGCGGGTCTTGGCCCGGGGGAACGGCCGACCGTTGTCAGCCATGACCATCAGCAGGGTGTTGTCGAGCGCCCCCTGCCGCTGCAATTCATCCCGCACCTGTCCGATGAACCAATCGAAGCGCGTGATCTCGTTGTAATACGAGGCGAGGTCCTGCCGGGTGTCGGGCGTGTCGGCCAGATACGGCGGGACGACCACATCGGTCGGATCGTGCTTCGACCCATAGAGGTCGGGCTTCCATTGGACATCAGCATCCCAATTGCGATGAGCGTCATACGCGGCAAACCAGAAGAAGAACGGCTGGTCCTTCGGCCGATTCTCCGTGAGCTCGACCCAATCGGCTTCGCCACCCGACATGTTCTTCGTCTTGCCACCGGTCTTCGTCGACCAGACCTCGGAGTCGTCGACGCCATTTTGCGGCATGTGGTTTTTGCCCGATAAGGCAGTGTAATAGCCCGCCTCTTTCAGAAGTTTCGGAAACTTAACGAGATACTCCGGCAGCGGGCGATGCAGTTCGCTCGCCTCGCCATTGTTGTGCGGATAACGCCCCGTGATGATGCTGCAGCGGCTCGGGCTGCAACTGCTCGCCGTGAGGTAGAAGTCGGTGAACCTCATGCCGCCCGACGCGAGGCTATCGATGTTGGGCGTACGTGCCGCGTCGTTGCCGTAGCAGCCGAAGTCGTTCCAACTCACGTCGTCCGCGATGAACAGGATCACGTTCGGCCGGTCATCGGCGGATGCGGTAAAGGAGACGGAAAAGACACAGAGCAGCGCGAGCGAGCGAATCGAAGTCATCGGCATCAATATCCGGTTGAAGTG contains:
- a CDS encoding sulfatase family protein, which produces MTSIRSLALLCVFSVSFTASADDRPNVILFIADDVSWNDFGCYGNDAARTPNIDSLASGGMRFTDFYLTASSCSPSRCSIITGRYPHNNGEASELHRPLPEYLVKFPKLLKEAGYYTALSGKNHMPQNGVDDSEVWSTKTGGKTKNMSGGEADWVELTENRPKDQPFFFWFAAYDAHRNWDADVQWKPDLYGSKHDPTDVVVPPYLADTPDTRQDLASYYNEITRFDWFIGQVRDELQRQGALDNTLLMVMADNGRPFPRAKTRVHDSGMKSAFVSHWPNGITQPGSSCDSLVSAIDICPTVLDLAGVEIPEQVQGVSFDQLFANPDDDLRKYAFSEHNWHDYEAHGRSVRREDGWLYIRNARPQYAWQGPADSVRSPSHQDLRKKRDAGELSKAQADVFLAPRPEEEFYRPEDATQTDNLVDRFRQGDGDSAAEGILTELREAMDAWQYATGDTIPKNYSQDYYDRETGGRKQPTGKVPYGRGDIYGDPAGAEREATRINKAGPK